In the Arthrobacter sp. CDRTa11 genome, CTGTCAACGACTTCCGGATTCGACCGCGACAAAGGCTTCAGCGACTGCATGAAGTCCAAGTTCCCCGGGATCTCGATCATCAAGAAGGACACCAACTGGGAATCCGCGAAGGCTGTGGAAAACGCCCAGACAGTTCTGAGTACCTCCCAGGTCGACGCCGTGTTCCTCGCCAGCGACTCCGTCATGCTCTCCGGTGTGCAGACCGTGATGGAAGGCCAGGGCAAGTGGGTTCCCGCCGGACAGCCAGGCCACATCCCGCTGGTAACGATTGACGGTTCCAAGGGATCCCTGGATGCCATCCGATCGGGTCACGTTGACGCTGTTGTTTCCCAGCCCGTGGACCTCTACGGCAAGTACGGTGTCCAGTACCTCAAGGACGCCATCGCCGGCAAGGAATACAAGGTCGGTCCGTCCGAGCACGGCAGCGAAATCGTTGATTACAAGGGCAACCTTGCCGACATGCTTCCGTCCCCGGTCATCACCAAAGACAACGTTGACGACCAGAACCTCTGGGGCAACAAGAAGTAGCCTCCTCCCGGCCGAGCAGGGCCAGGGTGAAGACTGAATTTGAGAAAGGGTGACATCGTGGTCACAGCCAATACCCAGAACGCCATCGAGATCCGAGGGCTGCAGAAGTCCTTCGGATCGACCCAGGCGTTGACAGATGCGAACCTGATCGTCCGTTCAGGCGAATCCCGGGCCCTTCTCGGCCGCAACGGCGCCGGAAAGTCCACCTTGATTGCGATGCTTACCGGTCTGGTGACTCCGGACGCCGGCAGCATCCACATCCAAGGCGCCAACGGTGACGTCACCGAAGGTCCAGGATCCGATTCGATCGCCTGCGTGTATCAGAAAAGCACCCTCGTGCCGGAACTGACAGTGGCGGAAAACATAAGCCTGGGTGCCTACCCACGCAAGCGGTGGGGGAGCGTGGACTGGCCCGCGATCCGCAGGACGGCCACGGACCAGCTCAAGGACTGGGGTTACGAGCGCATCGTCGATAAGACTGTCGCTGATCTTGAACCGCTGGAAAAGAAGATCGTCGAAGTATGCCGGGCACTGTCCCGGGGACCGCGGATCCTCCTTCTGGACGAACCAACGGCCGGCCTGGACGAAGGGGCTTCGCATGAACTCTTCGCCCAGATCAACAGCCTGCGCCAGCGCGGGGTCACCGTGATCTACGTGTCCCACCATCTGGAGGAAATCTTCAAGGTCTGCGACTCTGTCAGCATCCTGCGCGACGGACGCGACGTCCTGACCGCCCAGACGGCGGACCTCACCGTCAACCGGATTGTCAACGTCATGGCCGGGGTGAGCGAGGAAGAAGCTGCCGCGGCAAAGAAAGAGATTGCCGCCGAGCACCGCCGCCAAGACCAGTTGGGCGAGACGCGCCTCACCGTCTCGGGGGCCCGCATCGGCCTCCGAGTGCTCGGAGCCAACCTGACCGTCCGTGCCGGAGAATGTGTCGGGCTGACCGGCCTCGATGGTGCCGGTCACGTCCAGCTCGCACAGGCCATCGCCGGCCAGGTGGCAATCGAACAAGGCACCGTTGAACACAACGGCCACACCCTCGGTCAGGGAAACGTCATCAAGACGATCAACGCGGGTGTGGGCTTCGTACCCGAAGACCGCCACGTCAACGGCTACGTCCCGGAACTGTCTGTCGAAGAGAACGCCACCCTGACGATCGTTGACCGGCTTCGCGGCCCTGGCGGCCTCATCAACTCAAAGCGCCGCCGTGAACGCTTCACAGAACTTTCCGGGGCTTGGGCCATCAAATGCGACGGACCGACGCAGGCCGTCGAAGAGCTCTCCGGAGGCAACCAGCAGAAGGTCGTGCTTGCACGGGCGCTGGCTTCCAACCCGGACACACTTGTCCTTGTCCACCCCACCGCCGGTGTGGACGTGACGGCCAAGGAATCCATCTACGAGTCCCTCCGGGCACTGCGTGACAGCGGACGGTCCTTGCTGATCGTCTCCACCGACGACACCGACC is a window encoding:
- a CDS encoding sugar ABC transporter substrate-binding protein; this encodes MMVQDRKGASAFKLSRRHTGVAVLMGATLALSACGGGASPGSDGNPTVGFSAGVLDNPFTAGLVDSVVTEANSNGLNMLPASNAEGDPAKQVTDINTLISQDVKGLVTIPRDSDAIIPAIQAANAANIPVVTVDTAANGGKIYMNIRADNVAMGTSVCEQIGKLTGGKGMVLSLHGALSTTSGFDRDKGFSDCMKSKFPGISIIKKDTNWESAKAVENAQTVLSTSQVDAVFLASDSVMLSGVQTVMEGQGKWVPAGQPGHIPLVTIDGSKGSLDAIRSGHVDAVVSQPVDLYGKYGVQYLKDAIAGKEYKVGPSEHGSEIVDYKGNLADMLPSPVITKDNVDDQNLWGNKK
- a CDS encoding sugar ABC transporter ATP-binding protein, encoding MVTANTQNAIEIRGLQKSFGSTQALTDANLIVRSGESRALLGRNGAGKSTLIAMLTGLVTPDAGSIHIQGANGDVTEGPGSDSIACVYQKSTLVPELTVAENISLGAYPRKRWGSVDWPAIRRTATDQLKDWGYERIVDKTVADLEPLEKKIVEVCRALSRGPRILLLDEPTAGLDEGASHELFAQINSLRQRGVTVIYVSHHLEEIFKVCDSVSILRDGRDVLTAQTADLTVNRIVNVMAGVSEEEAAAAKKEIAAEHRRQDQLGETRLTVSGARIGLRVLGANLTVRAGECVGLTGLDGAGHVQLAQAIAGQVAIEQGTVEHNGHTLGQGNVIKTINAGVGFVPEDRHVNGYVPELSVEENATLTIVDRLRGPGGLINSKRRRERFTELSGAWAIKCDGPTQAVEELSGGNQQKVVLARALASNPDTLVLVHPTAGVDVTAKESIYESLRALRDSGRSLLIVSTDDTDLEICDRVIVMYKGEIHTELNAGYEEWELVGAIQGAEAAA